From Anaeromusa acidaminophila DSM 3853, the proteins below share one genomic window:
- the tig gene encoding trigger factor, whose protein sequence is MKVTAEKLDNHKMTLEIEVPQAEVAKAIDQACRQLANQVSIPGFRKGKVPRKILEQRIGKEAILNEAFELMAGKAYGQALDEQELDPVTRPEVEVVTLAEDQPLVFKATVTVKPEVTLGEYKNLKVEAPSSEVSDEDVEKQLQSMRERQAKMVVAEGAELANGDFAIIDFKGFVAGKAFEGGEGKAYPLEIGSGSFIPGFEEQLVGAKAGEERKVNVTFPEEYHAEALAGKEAVFEVTVQDIKRKELPALDDEFAKDASVFATLDELRADVRNKLEQTAATRAETEFRTNAIKLAVSNAEVDLPEVMVEQRIDNMINDLDINLQSRGMRLEQYLAFSKMDMAALKEQYREPATEAVKGDMVLEAIVKAENIEAAPEDLEAEMVTMAAAYGSKVKDVAKIIQKQGYTGAFLQSILRKKATQLILDTVEKA, encoded by the coding sequence ATGAAAGTAACTGCGGAAAAGCTCGACAACCATAAAATGACTCTAGAAATTGAAGTACCTCAGGCAGAGGTGGCTAAAGCCATCGATCAAGCCTGCCGCCAGTTGGCGAACCAAGTAAGCATTCCTGGCTTTCGTAAAGGCAAAGTGCCGCGTAAAATTTTAGAGCAGCGCATTGGTAAAGAAGCCATTTTAAACGAAGCGTTTGAACTAATGGCTGGTAAGGCTTACGGTCAGGCGCTGGATGAGCAGGAATTAGATCCTGTGACTCGTCCAGAAGTGGAAGTTGTGACCTTGGCGGAAGATCAGCCGCTGGTGTTTAAAGCAACGGTCACGGTAAAACCGGAAGTGACTCTGGGTGAATACAAAAATCTAAAAGTTGAGGCCCCTTCGTCGGAAGTATCTGATGAAGATGTTGAAAAACAATTGCAATCCATGCGGGAGCGTCAAGCCAAGATGGTTGTTGCCGAGGGCGCAGAATTGGCTAATGGCGATTTTGCAATTATTGATTTTAAAGGGTTTGTTGCAGGAAAAGCCTTTGAAGGCGGCGAAGGTAAAGCATATCCGCTGGAAATCGGCTCCGGTTCCTTTATCCCTGGCTTTGAGGAGCAATTGGTCGGCGCTAAAGCTGGCGAAGAGCGTAAAGTCAATGTAACCTTCCCGGAAGAGTATCATGCAGAAGCGTTGGCTGGTAAAGAAGCGGTGTTTGAAGTTACCGTTCAGGACATCAAACGCAAAGAACTGCCGGCTCTTGACGACGAGTTTGCTAAAGACGCCAGCGTGTTTGCTACGCTGGATGAATTGCGGGCCGACGTGCGTAATAAGTTGGAGCAAACGGCTGCTACTCGTGCAGAAACGGAGTTCCGGACCAATGCAATCAAGTTGGCTGTTTCTAATGCCGAAGTGGATTTGCCGGAAGTAATGGTTGAGCAGCGCATTGACAATATGATCAATGATCTGGATATCAACCTGCAGAGCCGCGGCATGCGTTTAGAACAGTACTTGGCTTTCTCTAAAATGGATATGGCTGCGTTGAAAGAGCAGTATCGTGAGCCTGCTACGGAAGCGGTAAAAGGCGATATGGTTTTAGAAGCCATTGTAAAAGCGGAAAATATTGAAGCGGCTCCGGAAGATTTGGAAGCGGAAATGGTTACTATGGCTGCCGCTTATGGCAGCAAAGTCAAAGATGTGGCCAAAATCATCCAAAAGCAAGGTTATACTGGTGCATTCTTGCAGTCGATTCTGCGCAAAAAAGCAACTCAGTTGATTTTGGATACCGTAGAAAAAGCATAA